The Bombus huntii isolate Logan2020A chromosome 11, iyBomHunt1.1, whole genome shotgun sequence genome includes a window with the following:
- the LOC126871424 gene encoding protein lin-54 homolog isoform X2: protein MALMFLSRLSFEFFFIIQILLFEFSKIRIILGLYIVGRACRDVIMSINKGQNARALVEPLALDSRTLGDGDLSALSLSHNNEQYSSNDFEAFANIQAELECMNAEEVMTTDEEHIIIGRNIETETIVPDVEMTEVSEQAQEEHIIYTTANQNNQNIVFQTKPTLQRLPTSTVQVKSNVGQVTQSQSIMIVSPAGGQGTSQILKISHPSTASAGQLQSLAQTLITAKSADGNIVQLRSAQPSKPVMATSHSGNITLGNVQNAKTAQSAIKRTAQSTSQNRNVYTKMILAGNQAPSGQQVLIASSQNENQQTQAIKFLNNSSSSQDVTSPTKTITLAQAQQMGLLSTNKVQHILPSTPQKQGIIVNKLVQSSSSQPSKMTIVPSNTIKSPTKILPAPTINTQVKASTISNQQSTFSSSNKSSVQQSPQKVIIRQSSLKPGTVLGSGQVIRIPANQNIVTGSNQVHQIQMPGRQVQYVRLVSTPSSGTTNVVTVGKTKSQTTLQTVGVGQKIGGQQQIVKVVPLNTSNQPLRTVAPKATLTGSGQRLLIPATATVANQSKNAVAIPASALSQLASGQAVLSTNSNVGNIVVLPAQYIQQQPADDVKLKSQQATSGLLGNSQNLQTSTGTLSVGSVIESKSSQRSYTSVEPNGIRPRKPCNCTKSQCLKLYCDCFANGEFCHMCNCNNCSNNLGNEEERQRAIKSCLERNPNAFRPKIGKGRETGDDIRRHNKGCNCKRSGCLKNYCECYEAKIPCSANCKCIGCRNVEEPNLEKKSLKDLAEAAEVRTAQLTLNKTKLQLSEMAFRPPATSNTGARQPFNFLTDKVVQITCECLMAQADEAERNMFDDETSQRLIIEEFGRCLKEIIESAHKAEAT from the exons ATGGCGCTAATGTTCCTAAGTAGACTATCCTTCGAATTTTTCTtcattattcaaattttattgttcgaattttcgaaaattcgaaTTATACTCGGTCTTTATATTGTCGGACGTGCTTGTAG GGACGTAATCATGTCTATAAATAAAGGACAAAATGCTAGAGCATTGGTTGAACCATTAGCTCTTGATTCACGTACACTTGGTGATGGAGACTTGAGTGCACTGAGTCTATCGCATAATAACGAACAATATTCATCCAATGACTTTGAAGCATTTGCAAATATTCAAGCTGAGTTAGAATGCATGAATGCTGAAGAAGTCATGACAACGGATGAAGAGCATATAATAATTGGACGTAATATTGAGACTGAAACGATTGTACCTGATGTGGAAATGACTGAAGTTTCTGAACAAGCTCAAGAGGAACATATTATCTATACAACAGCAAATcaaaataatcaaaatattgtatttcaaACAAAACCAACGTTACAAAGGCTTCCTACATCTACAGTACAG gTAAAGTCAAATGTTGGTCAAGTTACGCAAAGTCAGTCTATTATGATAGTCTCTCCAGCTGGTGGTCAAGGTACTAGCCAAATCTTAAAAATTTCACACCCGTCAACAGCATCGGCTGGTCAATTACAATCATTAGCTCAGACTCTCATAACGGCAAAATCTGCTGATGGTAATATAGTTCAGTTAAGATCTGCACAACCTAGTAAGCCTGTAATGGCAACTAGTCATTCAGGAAATATCACATTAGGAAATGTACAGAATGCAAAAACAGCTCAGTCTGCTATAAAACGTACTGCACAGAGTACGTCTCAAAATCGAAAT GTATATACAAAAATGATACTAGCTGGAAATCAAGCACCATCAGGTCAACAAGTTCTTATAGCAAGTTCCCAAAATGAAAATCAACAAACACaagcaataaaatttttaaacaatagTTCGTCAAGTCAAGATGTTACAAGTCCAACAAAAACTATAACATTAGCACAAGCACAACAAATGGGATTACTTTCCACTAACAAAGTTCAACATATTTTGCCCTCAACACCACAGAAACAA ggaataattgtaaataaactaGTGCAATCATCAAGTTCTCAACCCTCTAAAATGACTATAGTTCCAAGTAATACAATCAAATCGCCAACAAAGATATTACCTGCCCCTACAATAAACACACAAGTTAAAGCTTCGACAATTTCAAATCAGCAATCAACATTTTCCTCTTCTAATAAATCATCTGTCCAACAAAGTCCACAGAAAGTGATTATACGACAG aGTTCTTTAAAACCTGGAACTGTCCTTGGAAGTGGACAAGTTATTAGAATACCAGCAAATCAAAACATTGTTACTGGATCTAATCAAGTACATCAAATACAAATGCCTGGCAGacaa GTGCAATATGTAAGATTAGTTAGTACTCCATCATCAGGTACTACAAATGTTGTTACTGTGGGTAAAACGAAATCACAAACAACTTTACAAACTGTTGGTGTTGGCCAAAAAATAGGAGGTCAACAACAGATTGTTAAG GTAGTTCCATTAAATACTAGCAATCAGCCATTAAGGACAGTTGCACCTAAGGCTACATTAACAGGAAGTGGGCAAAGATTATTAATTCCAGCAACTGCAACAGTAGCCAACCAATCAAAAAATGCAGTTGCTATCCCAGCATCTGCTTTAAGTCAATTAGCATCTGGGCAAGCTGTTCTTTCAACAAATTCGAATGTGGGAAATATTGTAGTTTTACCAGCCCAATATATTCAGCAACAG CCAGCAGACGATGTAAAATTGAAATCTCAACAAGCAACATCTGGTTTACTAGGTAATTCACAAAATTTGCAGACTTCAACAGGGACTTTATCTGTGGGATCTGTTATAGAAAGTAAAAGCTCTCAAAGATCATATACCAGTGTTGAGCCAAATGGTATTCGGCCAAGAAAACCATGCAATTGCACTAAATCACAATGTCTTAAATT ATATTGTGACTGCTTTGCGAATGGAGAATTTTGTCATATGTGCAACTGTAATAACTGTTCTAATAATCTTGGAAATGAAGAGGAAAGACAACGTGCTATTAAGTCCTGTTTGGAGCGTAATCCAAATGCTTTTCGTCCAAAAATTGGCAAAGGTCGTGAAACTGGCGATGATATACGTAGACATAACAAAGGTTGCAACTGTAAACGAAGTGGATGTTTAAAGAATTATTGTGAATGTTACGAG GCTAAGATTCCTTGTTCTGCTAATTGTAAATGTATAGGGTGTCGTAATGTAGAAGAACCGAATTTAGAGAAGAAATCTTTAAAAGACCTAGCCGAAGCAGCCGAAGTAAGAACTGCACAACTTACGCTAAATAAgacaaaattacaattatcGGAAATGGCTTTTAGGCCACCCGCTACATCAAATACTGGTGCAAG GCAGCCATTTAATTTTTTGACTGATAAAGTAGTACAAATAACGTGTGAGTGCTTAATGGCGCAAGCTGATGAAGCAGAACGTAACATGTTTGATGATGAAACATCACAAAGACTTATAATCGAGGAATTTGGTCGCTGCCTCAAGGAAATCATAGAATCAGCACACAAAGCTGAAGCTACCTAG
- the LOC126871424 gene encoding protein lin-54 homolog isoform X1, giving the protein MALMFLSRLSFEFFFIIQILLFEFSKIRIILGLYIVGRACRDVIMSINKGQNARALVEPLALDSRTLGDGDLSALSLSHNNEQYSSNDFEAFANIQAELECMNAEEVMTTDEEHIIIGRNIETETIVPDVEMTEVSEQAQEEHIIYTTANQNNQNIVFQTKPTLQRLPTSTVQVKSNVGQVTQSQSIMIVSPAGGQGTSQILKISHPSTASAGQLQSLAQTLITAKSADGNIVQLRSAQPSKPVMATSHSGNITLGNVQNAKTAQSAIKRTAQSTSQNRNVYTKMILAGNQAPSGQQVLIASSQNENQQTQAIKFLNNSSSSQDVTSPTKTITLAQAQQMGLLSTNKVQHILPSTPQKQVSIKKKGIIVNKLVQSSSSQPSKMTIVPSNTIKSPTKILPAPTINTQVKASTISNQQSTFSSSNKSSVQQSPQKVIIRQSSLKPGTVLGSGQVIRIPANQNIVTGSNQVHQIQMPGRQVQYVRLVSTPSSGTTNVVTVGKTKSQTTLQTVGVGQKIGGQQQIVKVVPLNTSNQPLRTVAPKATLTGSGQRLLIPATATVANQSKNAVAIPASALSQLASGQAVLSTNSNVGNIVVLPAQYIQQQPADDVKLKSQQATSGLLGNSQNLQTSTGTLSVGSVIESKSSQRSYTSVEPNGIRPRKPCNCTKSQCLKLYCDCFANGEFCHMCNCNNCSNNLGNEEERQRAIKSCLERNPNAFRPKIGKGRETGDDIRRHNKGCNCKRSGCLKNYCECYEAKIPCSANCKCIGCRNVEEPNLEKKSLKDLAEAAEVRTAQLTLNKTKLQLSEMAFRPPATSNTGARQPFNFLTDKVVQITCECLMAQADEAERNMFDDETSQRLIIEEFGRCLKEIIESAHKAEAT; this is encoded by the exons ATGGCGCTAATGTTCCTAAGTAGACTATCCTTCGAATTTTTCTtcattattcaaattttattgttcgaattttcgaaaattcgaaTTATACTCGGTCTTTATATTGTCGGACGTGCTTGTAG GGACGTAATCATGTCTATAAATAAAGGACAAAATGCTAGAGCATTGGTTGAACCATTAGCTCTTGATTCACGTACACTTGGTGATGGAGACTTGAGTGCACTGAGTCTATCGCATAATAACGAACAATATTCATCCAATGACTTTGAAGCATTTGCAAATATTCAAGCTGAGTTAGAATGCATGAATGCTGAAGAAGTCATGACAACGGATGAAGAGCATATAATAATTGGACGTAATATTGAGACTGAAACGATTGTACCTGATGTGGAAATGACTGAAGTTTCTGAACAAGCTCAAGAGGAACATATTATCTATACAACAGCAAATcaaaataatcaaaatattgtatttcaaACAAAACCAACGTTACAAAGGCTTCCTACATCTACAGTACAG gTAAAGTCAAATGTTGGTCAAGTTACGCAAAGTCAGTCTATTATGATAGTCTCTCCAGCTGGTGGTCAAGGTACTAGCCAAATCTTAAAAATTTCACACCCGTCAACAGCATCGGCTGGTCAATTACAATCATTAGCTCAGACTCTCATAACGGCAAAATCTGCTGATGGTAATATAGTTCAGTTAAGATCTGCACAACCTAGTAAGCCTGTAATGGCAACTAGTCATTCAGGAAATATCACATTAGGAAATGTACAGAATGCAAAAACAGCTCAGTCTGCTATAAAACGTACTGCACAGAGTACGTCTCAAAATCGAAAT GTATATACAAAAATGATACTAGCTGGAAATCAAGCACCATCAGGTCAACAAGTTCTTATAGCAAGTTCCCAAAATGAAAATCAACAAACACaagcaataaaatttttaaacaatagTTCGTCAAGTCAAGATGTTACAAGTCCAACAAAAACTATAACATTAGCACAAGCACAACAAATGGGATTACTTTCCACTAACAAAGTTCAACATATTTTGCCCTCAACACCACAGAAACAAGTGAgtataaagaaaaaa ggaataattgtaaataaactaGTGCAATCATCAAGTTCTCAACCCTCTAAAATGACTATAGTTCCAAGTAATACAATCAAATCGCCAACAAAGATATTACCTGCCCCTACAATAAACACACAAGTTAAAGCTTCGACAATTTCAAATCAGCAATCAACATTTTCCTCTTCTAATAAATCATCTGTCCAACAAAGTCCACAGAAAGTGATTATACGACAG aGTTCTTTAAAACCTGGAACTGTCCTTGGAAGTGGACAAGTTATTAGAATACCAGCAAATCAAAACATTGTTACTGGATCTAATCAAGTACATCAAATACAAATGCCTGGCAGacaa GTGCAATATGTAAGATTAGTTAGTACTCCATCATCAGGTACTACAAATGTTGTTACTGTGGGTAAAACGAAATCACAAACAACTTTACAAACTGTTGGTGTTGGCCAAAAAATAGGAGGTCAACAACAGATTGTTAAG GTAGTTCCATTAAATACTAGCAATCAGCCATTAAGGACAGTTGCACCTAAGGCTACATTAACAGGAAGTGGGCAAAGATTATTAATTCCAGCAACTGCAACAGTAGCCAACCAATCAAAAAATGCAGTTGCTATCCCAGCATCTGCTTTAAGTCAATTAGCATCTGGGCAAGCTGTTCTTTCAACAAATTCGAATGTGGGAAATATTGTAGTTTTACCAGCCCAATATATTCAGCAACAG CCAGCAGACGATGTAAAATTGAAATCTCAACAAGCAACATCTGGTTTACTAGGTAATTCACAAAATTTGCAGACTTCAACAGGGACTTTATCTGTGGGATCTGTTATAGAAAGTAAAAGCTCTCAAAGATCATATACCAGTGTTGAGCCAAATGGTATTCGGCCAAGAAAACCATGCAATTGCACTAAATCACAATGTCTTAAATT ATATTGTGACTGCTTTGCGAATGGAGAATTTTGTCATATGTGCAACTGTAATAACTGTTCTAATAATCTTGGAAATGAAGAGGAAAGACAACGTGCTATTAAGTCCTGTTTGGAGCGTAATCCAAATGCTTTTCGTCCAAAAATTGGCAAAGGTCGTGAAACTGGCGATGATATACGTAGACATAACAAAGGTTGCAACTGTAAACGAAGTGGATGTTTAAAGAATTATTGTGAATGTTACGAG GCTAAGATTCCTTGTTCTGCTAATTGTAAATGTATAGGGTGTCGTAATGTAGAAGAACCGAATTTAGAGAAGAAATCTTTAAAAGACCTAGCCGAAGCAGCCGAAGTAAGAACTGCACAACTTACGCTAAATAAgacaaaattacaattatcGGAAATGGCTTTTAGGCCACCCGCTACATCAAATACTGGTGCAAG GCAGCCATTTAATTTTTTGACTGATAAAGTAGTACAAATAACGTGTGAGTGCTTAATGGCGCAAGCTGATGAAGCAGAACGTAACATGTTTGATGATGAAACATCACAAAGACTTATAATCGAGGAATTTGGTCGCTGCCTCAAGGAAATCATAGAATCAGCACACAAAGCTGAAGCTACCTAG
- the LOC126871424 gene encoding protein lin-54 homolog isoform X4, with the protein MSINKGQNARALVEPLALDSRTLGDGDLSALSLSHNNEQYSSNDFEAFANIQAELECMNAEEVMTTDEEHIIIGRNIETETIVPDVEMTEVSEQAQEEHIIYTTANQNNQNIVFQTKPTLQRLPTSTVQVKSNVGQVTQSQSIMIVSPAGGQGTSQILKISHPSTASAGQLQSLAQTLITAKSADGNIVQLRSAQPSKPVMATSHSGNITLGNVQNAKTAQSAIKRTAQSTSQNRNVYTKMILAGNQAPSGQQVLIASSQNENQQTQAIKFLNNSSSSQDVTSPTKTITLAQAQQMGLLSTNKVQHILPSTPQKQVSIKKKGIIVNKLVQSSSSQPSKMTIVPSNTIKSPTKILPAPTINTQVKASTISNQQSTFSSSNKSSVQQSPQKVIIRQSSLKPGTVLGSGQVIRIPANQNIVTGSNQVHQIQMPGRQVQYVRLVSTPSSGTTNVVTVGKTKSQTTLQTVGVGQKIGGQQQIVKVVPLNTSNQPLRTVAPKATLTGSGQRLLIPATATVANQSKNAVAIPASALSQLASGQAVLSTNSNVGNIVVLPAQYIQQQPADDVKLKSQQATSGLLGNSQNLQTSTGTLSVGSVIESKSSQRSYTSVEPNGIRPRKPCNCTKSQCLKLYCDCFANGEFCHMCNCNNCSNNLGNEEERQRAIKSCLERNPNAFRPKIGKGRETGDDIRRHNKGCNCKRSGCLKNYCECYEAKIPCSANCKCIGCRNVEEPNLEKKSLKDLAEAAEVRTAQLTLNKTKLQLSEMAFRPPATSNTGARQPFNFLTDKVVQITCECLMAQADEAERNMFDDETSQRLIIEEFGRCLKEIIESAHKAEAT; encoded by the exons ATGTCTATAAATAAAGGACAAAATGCTAGAGCATTGGTTGAACCATTAGCTCTTGATTCACGTACACTTGGTGATGGAGACTTGAGTGCACTGAGTCTATCGCATAATAACGAACAATATTCATCCAATGACTTTGAAGCATTTGCAAATATTCAAGCTGAGTTAGAATGCATGAATGCTGAAGAAGTCATGACAACGGATGAAGAGCATATAATAATTGGACGTAATATTGAGACTGAAACGATTGTACCTGATGTGGAAATGACTGAAGTTTCTGAACAAGCTCAAGAGGAACATATTATCTATACAACAGCAAATcaaaataatcaaaatattgtatttcaaACAAAACCAACGTTACAAAGGCTTCCTACATCTACAGTACAG gTAAAGTCAAATGTTGGTCAAGTTACGCAAAGTCAGTCTATTATGATAGTCTCTCCAGCTGGTGGTCAAGGTACTAGCCAAATCTTAAAAATTTCACACCCGTCAACAGCATCGGCTGGTCAATTACAATCATTAGCTCAGACTCTCATAACGGCAAAATCTGCTGATGGTAATATAGTTCAGTTAAGATCTGCACAACCTAGTAAGCCTGTAATGGCAACTAGTCATTCAGGAAATATCACATTAGGAAATGTACAGAATGCAAAAACAGCTCAGTCTGCTATAAAACGTACTGCACAGAGTACGTCTCAAAATCGAAAT GTATATACAAAAATGATACTAGCTGGAAATCAAGCACCATCAGGTCAACAAGTTCTTATAGCAAGTTCCCAAAATGAAAATCAACAAACACaagcaataaaatttttaaacaatagTTCGTCAAGTCAAGATGTTACAAGTCCAACAAAAACTATAACATTAGCACAAGCACAACAAATGGGATTACTTTCCACTAACAAAGTTCAACATATTTTGCCCTCAACACCACAGAAACAAGTGAgtataaagaaaaaa ggaataattgtaaataaactaGTGCAATCATCAAGTTCTCAACCCTCTAAAATGACTATAGTTCCAAGTAATACAATCAAATCGCCAACAAAGATATTACCTGCCCCTACAATAAACACACAAGTTAAAGCTTCGACAATTTCAAATCAGCAATCAACATTTTCCTCTTCTAATAAATCATCTGTCCAACAAAGTCCACAGAAAGTGATTATACGACAG aGTTCTTTAAAACCTGGAACTGTCCTTGGAAGTGGACAAGTTATTAGAATACCAGCAAATCAAAACATTGTTACTGGATCTAATCAAGTACATCAAATACAAATGCCTGGCAGacaa GTGCAATATGTAAGATTAGTTAGTACTCCATCATCAGGTACTACAAATGTTGTTACTGTGGGTAAAACGAAATCACAAACAACTTTACAAACTGTTGGTGTTGGCCAAAAAATAGGAGGTCAACAACAGATTGTTAAG GTAGTTCCATTAAATACTAGCAATCAGCCATTAAGGACAGTTGCACCTAAGGCTACATTAACAGGAAGTGGGCAAAGATTATTAATTCCAGCAACTGCAACAGTAGCCAACCAATCAAAAAATGCAGTTGCTATCCCAGCATCTGCTTTAAGTCAATTAGCATCTGGGCAAGCTGTTCTTTCAACAAATTCGAATGTGGGAAATATTGTAGTTTTACCAGCCCAATATATTCAGCAACAG CCAGCAGACGATGTAAAATTGAAATCTCAACAAGCAACATCTGGTTTACTAGGTAATTCACAAAATTTGCAGACTTCAACAGGGACTTTATCTGTGGGATCTGTTATAGAAAGTAAAAGCTCTCAAAGATCATATACCAGTGTTGAGCCAAATGGTATTCGGCCAAGAAAACCATGCAATTGCACTAAATCACAATGTCTTAAATT ATATTGTGACTGCTTTGCGAATGGAGAATTTTGTCATATGTGCAACTGTAATAACTGTTCTAATAATCTTGGAAATGAAGAGGAAAGACAACGTGCTATTAAGTCCTGTTTGGAGCGTAATCCAAATGCTTTTCGTCCAAAAATTGGCAAAGGTCGTGAAACTGGCGATGATATACGTAGACATAACAAAGGTTGCAACTGTAAACGAAGTGGATGTTTAAAGAATTATTGTGAATGTTACGAG GCTAAGATTCCTTGTTCTGCTAATTGTAAATGTATAGGGTGTCGTAATGTAGAAGAACCGAATTTAGAGAAGAAATCTTTAAAAGACCTAGCCGAAGCAGCCGAAGTAAGAACTGCACAACTTACGCTAAATAAgacaaaattacaattatcGGAAATGGCTTTTAGGCCACCCGCTACATCAAATACTGGTGCAAG GCAGCCATTTAATTTTTTGACTGATAAAGTAGTACAAATAACGTGTGAGTGCTTAATGGCGCAAGCTGATGAAGCAGAACGTAACATGTTTGATGATGAAACATCACAAAGACTTATAATCGAGGAATTTGGTCGCTGCCTCAAGGAAATCATAGAATCAGCACACAAAGCTGAAGCTACCTAG
- the LOC126871424 gene encoding protein lin-54 homolog isoform X3 encodes MALMFLSRLSFEFFFIIQILLFEFSKIRIILGLYIVGRACRDVIMSINKGQNARALVEPLALDSRTLGDGDLSALSLSHNNEQYSSNDFEAFANIQAELECMNAEEVMTTDEEHIIIGRNIETETIVPDVEMTEVSEQAQEEHIIYTTANQNNQNIVFQTKPTLQRLPTSTVQVKSNVGQVTQSQSIMIVSPAGGQGTSQILKISHPSTASAGQLQSLAQTLITAKSADGNIVQLRSAQPSKPVMATSHSGNITLGNVQNAKTAQSAIKRTAQSTSQNRNVYTKMILAGNQAPSGQQVLIASSQNENQQTQAIKFLNNSSSSQDVTSPTKTITLAQAQQMGLLSTNKVQHILPSTPQKQVSIKKKGIIVNKLVQSSSSQPSKMTIVPSNTIKSPTKILPAPTINTQVKASTISNQQSTFSSSNKSSVQQSPQKVIIRQSSLKPGTVLGSGQVIRIPANQNIVTGSNQVHQIQMPGRQVQYVRLVSTPSSGTTNVVTVGKTKSQTTLQTVGVGQKIGGQQQIVKVVPLNTSNQPLRTVAPKATLTGSGQRLLIPATATVANQSKNAVAIPASALSQLASGQAVLSTNSNVGNIVVLPAQYIQQQPADDVKLKSQQATSGLLESKSSQRSYTSVEPNGIRPRKPCNCTKSQCLKLYCDCFANGEFCHMCNCNNCSNNLGNEEERQRAIKSCLERNPNAFRPKIGKGRETGDDIRRHNKGCNCKRSGCLKNYCECYEAKIPCSANCKCIGCRNVEEPNLEKKSLKDLAEAAEVRTAQLTLNKTKLQLSEMAFRPPATSNTGARQPFNFLTDKVVQITCECLMAQADEAERNMFDDETSQRLIIEEFGRCLKEIIESAHKAEAT; translated from the exons ATGGCGCTAATGTTCCTAAGTAGACTATCCTTCGAATTTTTCTtcattattcaaattttattgttcgaattttcgaaaattcgaaTTATACTCGGTCTTTATATTGTCGGACGTGCTTGTAG GGACGTAATCATGTCTATAAATAAAGGACAAAATGCTAGAGCATTGGTTGAACCATTAGCTCTTGATTCACGTACACTTGGTGATGGAGACTTGAGTGCACTGAGTCTATCGCATAATAACGAACAATATTCATCCAATGACTTTGAAGCATTTGCAAATATTCAAGCTGAGTTAGAATGCATGAATGCTGAAGAAGTCATGACAACGGATGAAGAGCATATAATAATTGGACGTAATATTGAGACTGAAACGATTGTACCTGATGTGGAAATGACTGAAGTTTCTGAACAAGCTCAAGAGGAACATATTATCTATACAACAGCAAATcaaaataatcaaaatattgtatttcaaACAAAACCAACGTTACAAAGGCTTCCTACATCTACAGTACAG gTAAAGTCAAATGTTGGTCAAGTTACGCAAAGTCAGTCTATTATGATAGTCTCTCCAGCTGGTGGTCAAGGTACTAGCCAAATCTTAAAAATTTCACACCCGTCAACAGCATCGGCTGGTCAATTACAATCATTAGCTCAGACTCTCATAACGGCAAAATCTGCTGATGGTAATATAGTTCAGTTAAGATCTGCACAACCTAGTAAGCCTGTAATGGCAACTAGTCATTCAGGAAATATCACATTAGGAAATGTACAGAATGCAAAAACAGCTCAGTCTGCTATAAAACGTACTGCACAGAGTACGTCTCAAAATCGAAAT GTATATACAAAAATGATACTAGCTGGAAATCAAGCACCATCAGGTCAACAAGTTCTTATAGCAAGTTCCCAAAATGAAAATCAACAAACACaagcaataaaatttttaaacaatagTTCGTCAAGTCAAGATGTTACAAGTCCAACAAAAACTATAACATTAGCACAAGCACAACAAATGGGATTACTTTCCACTAACAAAGTTCAACATATTTTGCCCTCAACACCACAGAAACAAGTGAgtataaagaaaaaa ggaataattgtaaataaactaGTGCAATCATCAAGTTCTCAACCCTCTAAAATGACTATAGTTCCAAGTAATACAATCAAATCGCCAACAAAGATATTACCTGCCCCTACAATAAACACACAAGTTAAAGCTTCGACAATTTCAAATCAGCAATCAACATTTTCCTCTTCTAATAAATCATCTGTCCAACAAAGTCCACAGAAAGTGATTATACGACAG aGTTCTTTAAAACCTGGAACTGTCCTTGGAAGTGGACAAGTTATTAGAATACCAGCAAATCAAAACATTGTTACTGGATCTAATCAAGTACATCAAATACAAATGCCTGGCAGacaa GTGCAATATGTAAGATTAGTTAGTACTCCATCATCAGGTACTACAAATGTTGTTACTGTGGGTAAAACGAAATCACAAACAACTTTACAAACTGTTGGTGTTGGCCAAAAAATAGGAGGTCAACAACAGATTGTTAAG GTAGTTCCATTAAATACTAGCAATCAGCCATTAAGGACAGTTGCACCTAAGGCTACATTAACAGGAAGTGGGCAAAGATTATTAATTCCAGCAACTGCAACAGTAGCCAACCAATCAAAAAATGCAGTTGCTATCCCAGCATCTGCTTTAAGTCAATTAGCATCTGGGCAAGCTGTTCTTTCAACAAATTCGAATGTGGGAAATATTGTAGTTTTACCAGCCCAATATATTCAGCAACAG CCAGCAGACGATGTAAAATTGAAATCTCAACAAGCAACATCTGGTTTACTAG AAAGTAAAAGCTCTCAAAGATCATATACCAGTGTTGAGCCAAATGGTATTCGGCCAAGAAAACCATGCAATTGCACTAAATCACAATGTCTTAAATT ATATTGTGACTGCTTTGCGAATGGAGAATTTTGTCATATGTGCAACTGTAATAACTGTTCTAATAATCTTGGAAATGAAGAGGAAAGACAACGTGCTATTAAGTCCTGTTTGGAGCGTAATCCAAATGCTTTTCGTCCAAAAATTGGCAAAGGTCGTGAAACTGGCGATGATATACGTAGACATAACAAAGGTTGCAACTGTAAACGAAGTGGATGTTTAAAGAATTATTGTGAATGTTACGAG GCTAAGATTCCTTGTTCTGCTAATTGTAAATGTATAGGGTGTCGTAATGTAGAAGAACCGAATTTAGAGAAGAAATCTTTAAAAGACCTAGCCGAAGCAGCCGAAGTAAGAACTGCACAACTTACGCTAAATAAgacaaaattacaattatcGGAAATGGCTTTTAGGCCACCCGCTACATCAAATACTGGTGCAAG GCAGCCATTTAATTTTTTGACTGATAAAGTAGTACAAATAACGTGTGAGTGCTTAATGGCGCAAGCTGATGAAGCAGAACGTAACATGTTTGATGATGAAACATCACAAAGACTTATAATCGAGGAATTTGGTCGCTGCCTCAAGGAAATCATAGAATCAGCACACAAAGCTGAAGCTACCTAG